A segment of the Scophthalmus maximus strain ysfricsl-2021 chromosome 11, ASM2237912v1, whole genome shotgun sequence genome:
atgagaaaataagataagataagatacaaTAAGTTCAGAATTTATTAATCCCACGCCGGGGAACTttacttgttacagcagcagcaggagtcaaAAAGGCATCGGGGAAGAGgtagataataaaatatagcaaaaatcATAGAATAATTATACAATAGCCCTATAAACATTATATACAAAGTCTCTAGAAAGTAATTTCTTTGTGAAAAAGAGGctaaaaatgtgcagtggtttggattgtatcaaaaaaatgtagtaaataatagataataaatcataaatatgtATGGCTGATGGTCATTAAGATGAAACCTACAGATAGAAAGACCTAACGATCCATCTGaactaaataaatcattttctctcaAAATGGCCGCCTCTCTTGTTGACCAGTGATCAGTGGACGTCACAGTCGCCTGTTGGATCGTATCAAAAGGAGCAGATGATTCTCATTAATCTGCCGTATGGGCCTCGGCCCAGATGTTCGCTCAGACCCAGTTCCCTAAACAGATGCATCATTTAGTCTTGCGCGCTGCCCGTCGAGGCTAACACAGTTAGCTCGCGGCTAACGAGCTATCCATCACCCTGGAAACTGTGAAGAGTGACTTCCTGGTCGTCTGATTATGTTTTTCCGTGCaaaaactgtctctctctctttgtaacCTTCGGCAGCCGGAGCTCAGATGACGCTGGCGCCTGGAGCGCTCACCGTCCTGCGAGGGGACGAGGCGCGGTTCACCTGCAGCACCTCCGACGCCCGGTGGACCGTGATGGTGTGGCTGCTGAACGGCACCGCTGTGCTCACCGTGTCCAAGTCGCACGGCGTCCTGCCGTCCACCGGCACCAACGTCACGGCCGAGCCCGCCTCCGGCTCGAAGGGGGACGGCTGGACGTTTGTCCTGAGGAGCGCGGAGAGGCGCAGCCAGGGACAAGTCACCTGTGACCTTCAGGGCATCGACAGGAAAACGGCAAACCTGTTTGTACAAGGTCTGTACGTTcgaatgtgagtgtgtgtgtgtgtgtgtgtgtgtgtgtgtgtgagtgtcagtggAGGTACTATGTGCATGTGCGTCTTGTACTAATATCTTACAGAGGACGCTCATTGGCAGATTGTGTTCCTCAGGCCCCTAAAACAAACCTCAACCATCCCAACTAACCCTTAAAGTCTTACCCCTCCAACAGACTCAAAAAGTGAGGACCGGCCAACATGTCCTCACTCAGTGGGTCCTCAGAAAGATATCAGTacgagtacacacacacacacacataccagttCTTGTAGAGCCGATGTTTGCACTAACTGCTGACGTGCTCAGCGAAgatggtgtttttaaaaagaatgcaggcacacacacacacacacacacacacacacacacgaacacacatacacacacacacacacacacgaacacacgaacacacacacacacacacacacacgaacacacgaacacacacacacacacacacacgaacacacaaacacacacacacgcacatgcacacgcatttTAGAGGACATCAGAGGAGATAAGAGAGTTTCATTTCCTGGAGTCTTGACTCTAACCCTGCTCCTGGGGGACACAGCTTTTCTCCGCGGTTGGACAAGCTGTCCCCAATTACATGGTCTTTAGCTGGAATCTCCCCAAAGGTAGcttttaataaacacacacgcacacacacacacgcacgcacgcgggAAGCAAACTAAGCAGATGGTGGAAGTCTGTTGAAAATCActgcagagtgagagagcagaAATACACTGAATAGAACTTTTATGAGgcgaaaaaagaagaatgtttaaaaaaacaaacgggtAAATGAAGTAAAAGTTGTGTATTtactttgaaacacacacacacacacacacacacacaccgctgcctCTACAAGCAGAGGAGAACTGTGTTTTCTGGCATCATAATTAATTTGTCTTAGCGTGTTTGTCGTGTCGGGGTTAATAAAATGTTCTCAGCTGCACCGGTGCATGAGTGATCAATCACGGTGTGTATCAATGGTGGcaaatcatttgtgtgtgtgtgtgtgtcagtgtgtgtgtgtgtgtgtgtgtgtgtgtgtgtgtgtgtgtgtgtgtgtgtgtgtgcagttagCCGGGCCTGTCTGAGGGGTTTTGTGACATTATTAATGACAGTGTGGGAGGCGTCGAGGACAGGAATtgatttgtccccccccccccccacacacacacacacatataaagaGGCGAGCACCGGCAGCAGGATTTGTTCTCTGCAGTTCTGATGGAGCTGTGATCTCCAGCTGCAAAGTGCTGCAGTGTGAACCAGCACTttgcaggaagaggaaacagcagTTTCGGCACTTGTCATTCACAAACATGTTCATTGTTCATTTACAGACAAACGAGCGATTGTGCAAAAATGatcaggaggggaggggacgtcAGAAAAACGATGAGGGATGtaggtttcctttttttcccactaaaatttacatttctgccgcgaaaaaaacaccaaactgtcTCGGAGTTAGGGCGACAGGACTGTTTTAATAAACATAGAATGTGGATCTTTATGGATATTAGCGATTAAATCTTACTGCTGCAAGCTGCTCACTCATTGACATTCACAcagatatccccccccccatgttatAATTCAAGTTTAGGTATCGCTTAAAAACATATGGACATTGTTGGAAAAatactacacatacacacacacatatatatatatatatatatatatatatatatatatatatatatatatatatatatatatataaacagacaGCCTAGGCTTACAATTCGATTTATTCTTTGTCTTCTTAAAGTTGTTCCAACACGATATTTTGAGAAATGAACGGACAGTACAGTTTATTCTTTCTCTCTACGTCAAGTCAGTTTGTACAAAGCGAAGTGAGAgctcagctaaaaaaaaagaaaaacaatccacCTGTGAAAGATTCACTGTGCAAAAAGAAgctgaggggggaaagaaggaCGGGCGATAGATCACGGAGAGAGAACCCTCGTCGCCGGCGGTGCCACAAATCCAGCGGCTGACGCGTGCGGCCCATTAGCAGCAGTGTGTGGTGAACCAGGCCCCGCGGTCGGGATGCAGAGCATCACACGGCCTGACGCGGCCGCCGGATTAATTGTGCATCCTGGCACTGGCCGGTTAGCAGTCAGCAGCTCTGCCCCTGATTTGTGTCCCGCGGCCTCGAATGTGCCGAATGGGACGCAGCCACAAATCCACACTGTCGCCCGCTTTAATTGTCCAATATGAAGAATATGAGCGATCAGGACACTCGCCTGCTCGCTCTCGCTCCTCTGGAACTGAACACACACCAAGCTTTTTCGCTCGATCGAATCACTATGCGCTCCCAAGCAGAGCCGTCCCCCATGAGCCTCTATGGGGAATTTGATGAGAGAGGTGAGCAAGACAATCCGGAAGCTAAACTTCTTCAGTCCACGTGGTTGTGAGTGACGTTACAGAAGCAAAAGAGAAACTTCTTTTCCCCCCGGAACTAGATGTCATACGACGGCGTATTAGGACCACTGTATGAAAAAATAGTGATAATAacggggacgggggacgggggtattattaagagaaaaaaaaagagagaatttctgacatttaattcataaatttatgagaaaaaaaaggcacaaatttACCGTTCACTGCTGCCTTCTCCATCGACtgtggccccctggtggccatggGGGCCCCTGAGCAGCCGCTTAGTTGGCTTACGCGTCGGACCGGCCCTGGATGACTCTTTGACATgaatcagaggaggatgaacaTGCATGCACTAATtgtagagcaaaaaaaatggattcaattTACAGCCACACATAAAGTGCATGTCATGCAAATACACATCCGTCCTGCACAGAGACCTGCACttcttgttttaaaatgctgcCCCAACTGAAAGGAGAAATCACTGACACTGCGGGGAGCGGGGGGGTTCTCCGCCTGGCTCCGCCCGTCACTGCGGCCCAGGCGCCTCCAGAGTTTCCCCCCCTACAGTAATTAACAAGCGCTATAAAACCTTGTTTCAGGGATCACTTCAATCGGAGCTCTGGGAGTAAAGTGCTGACGTGCTccgtttccctccctcttttctgttCAGCCGAATCAATCAGCCCTGATGGCGAAGCCAGAGTGTGCAAATAAGACCTTTATTCACCAGGTGCTGCGATTCCCCAGGAGCAGCCGCAGTGTCCACTGTCAGAGCCGGTCGCTGcgaggaaagaaagagatggGATGGTGCAATGTTCATGACAGCGATTAATCAGGCCGCTGCAGAGAAGAGCGAGCCGCTGAGGAATCCGCGGAAAAAACATCCGAGGATTGGAAGCTGAATCGTAGACGGAGATGTGAAGCGCCCGCAATTATCTGTCCAAAGCAATTGTCTGTGGCGTCCACCGCCTTTTACATTCTGCCAGACAATAGACTTCACATAGGAGATGCTGTATCTCGCTGgcagggaggaagacggaggcgAGATACAGATCCAGGTGAAGGGTTGAGTCACCTTTGAGTTCGCTCATGCACACGCAGGGATATCCTGGCGATGCCCCAATAAAGAGACATTAAATCCTCGTAtatgcttccttttttttcccgactGCAGAGAAGGGCGTGGTCCGAGTCTCCGGGGACGACCAGTTGGCCCTCAAGGGGCAGCCGGTGCAGTTCGAGTGCCAAGCAGCGGGATGGTTCCCTGAACCCCGTCTGCAGTGGCAGGTGAACGACAGAGAGGTGAGAAGACGACGGTCGCCGTCGTACACGCGCGTCATCGTCATCCTCTTTACTGTAGAGTGACTCACTGATTTGTGGGGTTATTCTGGAATTTCAGAGTTTGGGATCAGTAAAGTTCATCCATCTGTTCTTATTTTAACAGAGGTCATGTGAACAGATGGATGATGCAATcgtcagaatcagaatcaagtTTATTGCCAAGTGTGTTCttacatacaaggaatttgctaCGGTGATTGGTGCATAACTAACATAGTAAATGAGGTACATTTGTGATATTTATCTCCATAATAATCGCCTTGTCATTTTGAGTAGTTAGAAAGCaattatatatatctatatctatatctatatatctatatctatatatatatatatatatatagatatatatatagatatataaataaataaaaacacatattactaaaatggagaaaaacaaataaagtagTTGGTCACAAACACCACCAGCTAATGCTCTTTCATGATTTTATGGAAAAATAGAAGATAAGATTAGatagaactttattcatccaaCACTGGGGAAATGAAGCCGTTGCCGCAGCAGAGTATCACATAGAAATaaccaaaaatatacaataaaaatactgGGGAAAAAGTATAGTATTgccatacatacatatatatatatatatatgtatgtatatgtctGGATGAATGATATTGAATAGTTGTGGTGGATGTAAATACctatatacagtacaggcgGATAATGAATAAAGAATAAGATGTGATACAGTATCATCGATGTGTTGTAGAAATCAGAAATAGGACGTAGTTAAATGTGAAAAGTGACGCCCAACATGTTCAAAACATTGAATTGGACTCGCTGTCCGGCCTCGGATCCGTCGACTTCGAGAGGCTGAATTCTCCTCCACAGTCCTGCTCACGAAGCATTGACGCTCAGAGTTTTCACAGATGAACTCAGCAGACGTCCCAATTATAAGAAACAGTAAATGATAatcatgatgtgtgtgtgtgtgtgtgtgtggaggtgagcGAGGGCGACTACAACGTCAGCAGTGAAGAGTCGGGGAAGAGCCTCTTCACCGTGAGCAGCAACCTCAGTGTGACGGCGGCGAAGAGCTCTCGTGTGGACTGTCTGGCGTCGGTGTCCGGCCTCCGCACGCCGCTGAAGAGCAGCGTGCGCCTGACAGTGGGTGAGACTCTGACACGGACGTCGTGTTACACGTTAGATAACAACACGGCTACAGGCGCGCACTGTGCTCCGTCTTCCTTTGGTTCTGTGTCTCTAAGTTTCTCTCATTGTAaatcttaaagctacagtgtgtcatatttagaagaacgcatccacagaaattgaacatatcgTCCATGACTATGTTCATATAggagttagatatagttccatgaggtggaccgacctccgtgtgagtctccgtgtttctacgtcgtgttgaactaaacggtttcacaacacgtcgcgttcacgctgaattttcagacgctgccggcataaagtgtccccggtcggtcgctcagttggttgcggtttgcagcttttgccaccagatgccgccagaaaatgacaaatattgcAACACACTGGGGCGTTGAGCTCCACAGCGTCAAAACACTAAACGTGATCTCAGCGATGTTCGTTCTCCTGAAATCAGAATCCGCCTCACAAACACCAACGCTTCCTTCACACTGCGTCTGCAAGTCTGCGACTGAATCGCAAAAGTGACCAACCACCGCTTCAGCAATTTTCTTGACCAGAGCCCTgacgtgacccccccccccctcagttgCAGAGGTGCTGCATGACGACGCAGACGACTGCACCGTCCCGCTGGCGCTGACCGCCTCCCTCTCcgctctcctgctgctcctcctgctctgcgTCTGCATCGTCCTCTGCCaccgacagaggagacgagcaAGTAggcacttttcttcttcttcttcttcttcttcttcttcttcttcttcttctcttcctcagaTCGCTCCAGGTGAATTTAATGTCACCTCCCCCTACATCTTCCCCAGTACAGAAACTGTGATTAAAGTATAATGAAGAGGTGGTTGCGtgctgtgccccccccccccccctccgcgcCGCCCTTCACCAAGGGCACGCTGTATTTTTTCTGACAAAGGCGGAACATTAGTTGTCAGCAGAAAAAGCTTTACTTCTCGGGAAAGAGCAGCcgcagagaggtgagagaggcaCCGCAGGGTTGGTAGTTTGAAAACCCCCACGAATACTGAACAAACTGCAGAGGAGCAACGACACTTTTTCATGTGTCAAACTCCAAAATAAGATTAGTAATCATGTCACCGCTGGTGATTGATTTAATGAAGGTTGTTGCAGAGAAATGTGTTCACTACAACAGTCTTTCTCAACTGGCTCGGCCTCCGGACCTTTTGCTTTGGACATGAAGTCGCGACCCAGATTTCTGAAAGTTGTTACTGACAACAAAATCCATATTTAATGTATTCGGTGtcatatttgcatttacaaATGGGTtagggagaaaaagagagagagagaaggagagagagagagagagagagtgtgttacTCTGAGGCATGCGCACAAAATAtgtgtccttcaaaataaaagcgctgcatgaaaaatgtttttttaatgttattccGTAGATTTGTTGCATTTCATACGCCAAAGTTGAAACCGCAGTggcctgttagcttagcttagcattaaggcTGGAGACAGGAGAAAGAGCGGTCCAAAAGTAGCATCTCTACAAATGACTGTTGAATGCactatttttcatttgtcattgttATTCTGTTACGTCCGTGCACAtcagatgagatgtgatgtgtaAATCATCATCACAATGAAACTATTCCTTCAGGAGTGATGGAGTTGACTATAGGGTTGCACCAACTCTTTAAGCTCCGTCACAGCTCCAGGTCTCTGGTTTTAAAATCACCACACGTGAGACAGTTTTACTGCAACTCTCTTCAAGAGCTCAGGGATATTTGTGACGCGGAGGGACTTGGCGGTCGATAGCCTGACAGGTCCTGGGAGGTACAGAAGGGGTTGGGGTGATGTTGTAGAAGAGTTCTTGCCAGGAAGTGCAGGACGTTGAGGAGATCCGGGGTATACCATCCCCGAGCGGGCCGTTGTCCTCGCGCCAGGGGGCGGAGGAGGCCTGTAGGTGCGAGATAACGCTCAGACGTCGGTGTAAACGTGGAGGGATTATCATAAAGCAGGTGAGCCCCGTCTCCTCGGGCAGCCGCGTCCGTACGAGGGACTTCCGACACCGCCTCCACCCGGCGTCCTTGCTTCTGTCTCACGGCGTTCTGTGGCACGCCCCTGAGCAGGTTAACTGGACTTCACGGGGATGTTTGGAGGACCGAAGCTTCTCTGCGGGGTGTAATCCATCTCAACGGGGAGTAACGTGCACTTTGAAAATATTGGGGGGGAGAAAATAGAAGCGATCTAATATAGTTTCCCTCAAAGACTTTGGCCCGGCACCGCAGCGGGggatttaaaatataatgacaAAGGCAATTTCTTTCTCTGTAAGAGGAGCAGTTTGTACAGTATCTCTCCTGGGGCAAGCGCCATCTGCACCGTTATTATActgggtgtgtttctgtggcgAAGCCACGTTTAGCAAACACATTAACACTCCGCTCTAGTTTTTCCACTGTTGTATTGCAAAACTGACTGGAAGCTGTGATATTAGTGCAGAAGCCAATACTAATAAACAGTCTTCCGCAAGTCCCAAGAAGTCACAAATGACAGTTTACCAATGTTTAACTCCAATTTTATTCCATAATTCGTTCCAAAGGTAAATAAGGGCAATACTTCAACTTCAGGGCGGacaacacaactttaaaacaaatctatctcaaaaacaaatcaattcaaaaCCATCAAGATCTGAGGAAACTAAATAGCAATAACTAAACTTCCTGACGATCAAAACACAGGagaaaactttgaaaaagaaaaacagcagtcCACCGCTacttataataaataataaatcattaataTATGGTTTATACTAAAAACGTTCCAATTCACAAAGGTGTGGCCGGTTGGCACATGGAGAGGATGAATGTGCTCCTGTGACACTGAATGCGCCATCTTGGTTCTTCATTCATCCCAGGCAGGACCAATCAGCTGCAGGATCAGGTGCCGCCGTCCAATCAGGTCCCTTGTCCTGGCACATGCTAATTTACATCCATTCCACCAACAAGGGATTTCACACTGCTGTAGGTTTTCAGTGAGAATAATAAAGTTAGCGGATAATAGTTCATAAAACGGGAGGTGCGGTTCCCCTCTGTGTCCACCGGAGGGCGCCTGCACTGGAGGTGTGAGGACCTATTGTTTTTCATaaggattttaatttttctttcgTT
Coding sequences within it:
- the igsf5b gene encoding immunoglobulin superfamily member 5 isoform X2: MVVRLLVLLLLSCGTQAGAQMTLAPGALTVLRGDEARFTCSTSDARWTVMVWLLNGTAVLTVSKSHGVLPSTGTNVTAEPASGSKGDGWTFVLRSAERRSQGQVTCDLQGIDRKTANLFVQEKGVVRVSGDDQLALKGQPVQFECQAAGWFPEPRLQWQVNDREVSEGDYNVSSEESGKSLFTVSSNLSVTAAKSSRVDCLASVSGLRTPLKSSVRLTVGSSTPEATWFDQSVVGISSVAEATRGKVNLGYSSEGHTDADYNELIMEIRRKMDFDSFHKVPDVVHSSGPAPQSESRVQASPSEGNPTSVRRITTV
- the igsf5b gene encoding immunoglobulin superfamily member 5 isoform X3, with protein sequence MVVRLLVLLLLSCGTQAGAQMTLAPGALTVLRGDEARFTCSTSDARWTVMVWLLNGTAVLTVSKSHGVLPSTGTNVTAEPASGSKGDGWTFVLRSAERRSQGQVTCDLQGIDRKTANLFVQEKGVVRVSGDDQLALKGQPVQFECQAAGWFPEPRLQWQVNDREVSEGDYNVSSEESGKSLFTVSSNLSVTAAKSSRVDCLASVSGLRTPLKSSVRLTVVAEVLHDDADDCTVPLALTASLSALLLLLLLCVCIVLCHRQRRRARSSTPEATWFDQSVVGISSVAEATRGKVNLGYSSEGHTGP
- the igsf5b gene encoding immunoglobulin superfamily member 5 isoform X1 gives rise to the protein MVVRLLVLLLLSCGTQAGAQMTLAPGALTVLRGDEARFTCSTSDARWTVMVWLLNGTAVLTVSKSHGVLPSTGTNVTAEPASGSKGDGWTFVLRSAERRSQGQVTCDLQGIDRKTANLFVQEKGVVRVSGDDQLALKGQPVQFECQAAGWFPEPRLQWQVNDREVSEGDYNVSSEESGKSLFTVSSNLSVTAAKSSRVDCLASVSGLRTPLKSSVRLTVVAEVLHDDADDCTVPLALTASLSALLLLLLLCVCIVLCHRQRRRARSSTPEATWFDQSVVGISSVAEATRGKVNLGYSSEGHTDADYNELIMEIRRKMDFDSFHKVPDVVHSSGPAPQSESRVQASPSEGNPTSVRRITTV